The Maylandia zebra isolate NMK-2024a linkage group LG1, Mzebra_GT3a, whole genome shotgun sequence DNA segment tgccacgagttcccagaatcctttgcggttctacccgtgaatgacgtcacattttcaatctctatataatatgcatgttaaattttatatttggggtaaaatatcaagtcttttcaagtaaaccggttcaagtccaattcaagtcccaagtcattggtgtaaaagtccaagtcaagtcacaagtcttagaacattttttcaagtcaagtctaaagtcataaaattaatgactcgagtctgactcgagtccaagtcatgtgactcgagtccacacctctgccatTAAGTACTTGAAATGCTCATCATGTGATGACCGCCATGTGATACCCGGTTAAACCCAATTATATGACTTTAAATATAGTGCCAATATAGAGAGCTGCAGGCTTTTTTTGAGATGAAGaagaaaattatgaaaaaaTAGGAGACTGCTGTTGATGTGAAACTAAAAGAAGCAGCTGAGATAAAAACCATAAACAGTGTAAAAGATAGATGCAACTATCTTCACATTACCCATTTGTTTCTCATGTTGCAACCACATGTAGCACACTAGTGGCTCTATCTTATATATGTTGTACTTCATTTaccataaataaatgttaaaactgagattattattgttaataatatttTGAAATTTGATCCAGATTTGAGCAAAGTTGGGACAGGGGGTTACAGAGCATACACCTGTGTAGCATGTTTGGGTTATAACTGCAGCTTATTACAGCAAGTGTAGAGCGGCGCTTATATGAGCGCAGTTTGTGTTTCACCACTTTGGTCTCACTTGTTGCTGAcgttttcctcctcttcctgattGGCTAGCTTCAAAACTACTTGAATACTTTTAGAAAAAAGATCGAGTTCAAATATGTGTTTGAAATATGTCTCATTGTTACTCAGTGTAGCAGAAAATAATCATTCCGATTATATAAACAACTAACGAATGACTTCATGTAAAGTCTTTCCCATGTACTGATATTCAGAGCTGCAGTTTAGTGTAAGAAGTCTACATATGTGAGGAACAGCTGATTTCCACACTGTTTGCTGTCTCGGTCGAACCTGATTTGCCAACCTGCTGAGGCTGTTAACACATAAGCAGATTTATCCGGTTAAGCCGTTGCCTTCTGATTCGTCCACTTTGCACAGCTACCCCTTCAGTAGCGAGCAATTATCAGAGAATCCACATTTGACAGCCGGTCAAATTTGAAGAAAGGGTTCCTAAGGGCTGGTAACGTGGTTACATCGAGCGGTGTGGCTTTGCGCATCGGTTTCAGTGCGCACACTGGGCGCCGTGGATGCGCGTCCACGGAGAACAACTTAGCCCGACTTCATCTGGAAACCTTCTGCTTTCCTTAACGGCTTATAGATGAAAACTACCCTGGAGGAAACTCTTCGTAGGACAAGGAGCCCGTCAGTCTGCGGCGCACGGTGCAACACCGGCGACCATGTCGGACAACTTCACGGATTTTAACAACGACACCCTGCCGGCGGCCGCCGTCAAACATTTAAACTTCCCAGCTCTCATTTTCGGGATTTTCTTGATCATCGTCGTCACCTGTGGAAATGTGCTCGTGTGTATAAGCGTTTACTTGGAGAAAGCTTTAAAAACCACTACAAACTACTTTATAGTGAGTCTGGCATTTGCAGACCTGCTGCTGGCGGTGCTGGTTCTCCCTCTCTTCGTTTACGCAGAGGTAAGAGCCGTATTACCCAACAGGCTTATCAGGTCAGCATTTAGTACAGCATGCGTGCAGATGAGTCTGACTGTGACTCGAAGAAAGCGTCAGACAGAAGATAAGCAGGTATCTCTACATCTCCTGCAGTTCAGATGCAACATTAACcaagaggaaatgaaaaatatataaagactgAAGGCCGCACAGTGTGGCTTCAAGACTTCACAAAATCCAAGGTGCCCATAAGAACTTTAAAGGCCTGGAGACTATAGACGTAATAGACGTAACCAAGACGTACAAACCACTGTGCAAAAATAGCaaaactggggaaaaaaacacatgcTTGCtacaaaaaacagtaaaatgcaAACTTTAGACTCCAAACCCGTCTAAAATACCCTTAACCTcataagacccgaactcttccacagcatgcatttttaatttctctttgctatttgggctgattgggacctgatgaatgtaaaaacaaagaattttttttgttattttacctgatttttgtttctgagaaaaatgagagccacatatgaggacatcggttttaaatttcaatagaacagtgTCAGTAAAACGTCCTCGTTAGTGgacatcaggcccttgtagagcaaaatttagtattttggtctagacagcccaaaatgtgatgtccacatatgtggatgtcAGGAGGCTAAAGAAAAGAGCAtggaaacacagaaaataacaactccaaatatatggtaaatggcctgcatttatacagcgcttactagtccctaaggaccccaaagcgctttacatatccagtcatccacacattcacacactggtgatggcagctacattgtagccacagccaccctggggcgcactgaccaccaccagtaggcaacgggtgaagtgtcttgcccaaggacacaacgaccgagactgtccaagccggggcttgaaccggcaaccttccaattacaaggtgaactcccaactcttgagccacaatcgcacGCAGATGCACGCAGATGCAAAATAACAAAGATGCAAACAGAGATACAAAAGAAACCGCAGAGTGACAAAATCAGCACATATCGGTAAAATGATTACCAAAAGAAAATGGCAAAAGGACTGCAAAAAGATGCAAAATGTGACGCTTCAGTTTCTAATAATGTGTGAGCCCTAAAGTACTAGTGGACAGAAAGCTGTTGtcttgaattcaggtgtttatTAATTATAACAATTCTGGAGGATTAACACTCAGATTGTTGTGACTTAGCGAGGTAGCTAATTATACTCATCAGAAAAAGAGCATCATAAAACAGAGACGGCTGTTCGTCTTTCATCAGGATAAATAAAGACCGAGGGGAGACAGTGGGAGCTTTATTCTGGTGTTGAGAAAAGGTACGACCCATAATTCACAACATCTGCAGGCAAAAGACCAGGATGTAGCCTTGCCTTCAGTATCAGGAGCCACCTGCCTGCATGCCTGCCTGTCTAAATATAATAGAGACGCCCTGCTGAGGCTTCCCCTTAAATCCTCCTTAACTAGCTGCATTTGAGATCTTGTTATCTGTGCCAGTGGTCACAGCCAGTTAATCTTCACACCAGTGCTTTGTCCACATACAGTCACTGGATTAGAAAGTCTGTCTGAAAGTTAACGCCTACTGTGCTTGCTGAAGAAGTCAGGGGACAGAGTCATGCTTCATGCAGGAACGTTTGTGGCACTAAGACAAGAGGATTGGGAATATTTGCAGTGAGTTTCTTTTGACTcaaggtttgtgtgtttttgtgtttgtttatgtgtgtgcagtTTCAGGGTGGAGTCTGGTCCTTAAACATGCTGATGTGTGATGGCCTGATGACCATGGATGTGATGCTGTGCACCGCATCAATATTTAACCTCTGTGCTATCAGTGTGGACAGGTATACCTCTTTACGTTGCTCCTACATGCTTGCTTTTACTGTCAAAGGCATTCGATGAAGATGAGTCTGAAAGGtgaaaactaacaaaaacacagcagatacTATGATTAATCCTTCAGCTGTTCTGGACACAAATACTTGCTACAAAGAAGAAAACGTAATATTAAAAAGGGAATTTCATCATATAGTTATTTCATTCAGATAACAGTGTAATCCAGATATACTCCTCACATTTTGTTTCCTATAAAATAATTAAGTTCCAAACTGAAATTCAAGTTAAAAACAAGcattaaaacaaatgtttcGTGGACTTTCTGTATCACCACATCCACACTAAACTGAAATTTCTCTATTTTTAAAGGCCAATGTCAGGTTATTTCAGTCTGGTGAATTAACCATTAATATGGCTGTTGTAGCTTTAACTTTGCAACTTTGGTGATTTGGAAGAGAACTCATCATTTACGGGAGAGCATGAAAAGGTCCAAGGTCACTGCAGCTTTTCAAAAAGCCTGATTTACTATAAATCATTACagctaaaataaaatgacagaaaatatagCTGCTTAGGACGGATATATTCGTTTGCCAAGTTAAATCAATGTTGCGCCATGGGAGGTTGTAATGAATCAAAATAGTTTTTTGAATTCTCTCAAAGGCACAGCCACCACAAAATATTACTCTTGAGCACTGCAGCCAGTGAGTAAAGTCATCCTGAGTTCAGGatcaccatcaggccggggtccttctgtgtggagtttgcatgttgtcCCCCGGTACTCCCacgtctcccacagtccaaagacatgcagttagtggggttaggttaaataGTTATCTGTGTTagtcctgcgacagactggcgacctgtccagggtgcctCACACCCTAAGACTGCTGGGATAGGCCAGAGGAAAAGCTGCGTGAAAACCTTACTCTGTTTAACatcaatttttttaaatgaaattttcaTAGAGGGGCTAAAAATTTTGTCCCTGTGTTTGTCTAAATGTCAGCAGACAGTCATCCAAAGCCTTTAATAGACTGAGTCCACTTTACAAATGACTGTCAAAGCTCCCAGGtctatctttttatttaaaacctCCAAACAACGCTTACGTACCCAGCGTGATCGATCAAGGTAAAAAGTATAACTTGACAGTAACTATGACTGAATTAGTCTCCGGAGTCTTTGCTCAGTGACACGAGGACAGAGAATTATTTTTGTAACTCAGAATAATTCAGCTTTGACactgaaatttacatttttaaccttaTACATTTGAAGTAACAGGAAATACTGAAATGAAAATCATGCAATATAAACTCTGAACAGCTGTGTTACTGTAAGAATAACAGTTTTTTCCAGTGTTGTGAACCAGGCTGAGACTTCCTGTCAGAAGTGGACAAAAGCTAAATGTTTCCTAGGACAAAGTTTAGATTATTTTACTTCTTTTACTTACCAAAAGACTATTTACCagtatttaatgtatttaatgaTAGCTTTACTAAAAATGATTAGACAATCAAATTTGGACTACACATAGACTACGAATGGAAACCAAAATGCTTCCAAGCGCTTGAGATCATGATGTTAAACATATCCTTGTGAACGCTTCTTTCTTTCTGCAGGTTTATTGCCGTGTCCATTCCACTAAACTACAACCGCAAACATGTGGACCATCGTCAGATCATCCTGCTATCTGCCACCTGGCTGCTGGCCTTAGCAGTGGCCTCGCCTGTCATATTTGGCATCAACAACGTACCTAACCGTGATCCCACAGAGTGTAAATTGGAGGACAACAACTATGTGGTGTATTCCTCAGTCTGCTCCTTCTTCATTCCTTGCCCCATCATGGTCCTGCTCTACTTTGGGGTTTTCCGCGGGCTGCGTCGCTGGGAGGAGACCCGTAAGGCCAAACTACGAAGCAGCATCGAGGCCTGCAGGAAGCTGCAGCACGCCGCCATCACCACGACCCTCGCCCCAGTGCCGGGCACCATCCCTGGACCTCTGCCCATGCCTCTGCCCAGGATTATTGAGAGAGATCTAGCCCAGTCTCGCATGGATGATTCTGGCGACTACATACAACAGGAGATTCCTTATCCACGGCAGTACAGAGAGAACTCGGTGCCTACGCTGACCTTCAGCCAGCAGCAAATGAAGACGAGAGCCAAGCTCAACAGCAGGGAGAGGAAAGCTATGAAGGTCCTGCCTGTCGTAGTAGGTGAGTGCCTTTATTGGTGAGCCAGCAGCACCCGAGGACCGTTAGTGTTACCAAGCTTTAGTCCAAATCAGTGTTTTACAACTCTGGGTGGATAGTTGACAGAAGCAGCGCTGCTGTGATAACCTGCACTGTAGGATTTGATCTGTAGCTCCTCTGCCTGCTGTCGAAACACGTTGACCTAAGTGTTCCTGTTATTTCTAGCAGGCTTTTCGCTGTCGCTCGGTTTACGTTCATTCATCCGTTCAATCATTCACATCAATGATTCGAGTCGACAGGAGGTTTGTGTTGTGATCGCTAAAAAGGGAGACGAATCAGAGTTTCCTGAGCTCATTTCCTGTTGGTCAGCTGGCATCAGAAATGTTTTGGGAAAAGCAGAAAGCAGCGTGTCACAGTTCTCTTATGATGCCTCCGTCCAAGCACGCACGAGCTGTGCTGCAACCTCAGAGGCTGCAAATGAAGCTGACATAATTCTGGTGTAAGCCGAAAAGCCTCAACTATAAATGAAATCAAGTTAAAACTGATTTAGGACACTTTCTCATGGGGAGTATGACCTTTAATACAAGTGTAACAGTGAACTAGGTTTTATAATCTTTCTAATCTAATATAAATAATGTTAGCTGAATGTTGCTGTTGAACAAACGAAAGCCCGTCCAGGGCTtggtttatatttttatgtatctCTTCCAATAACATGGATCTTTTCCTATTATGTGGCTGAGCTTCCATAGTTACTCAGTTACAGCTTGTTGGACAAAGATactgaaacacagaaaactgCTGTTTCTTCTCATTTTGGTTACACAAAGAAGCTTGTATTGTGCACGTCTGTCACAGATTATAAACCAGTGACACACCTGCATAGCAGAATCTAGACTTACAGGCCAACAATCTAGATGTCCAACCGCAGCTGAACTGAGCAGAGACCGAATGTGGAGCTGCAGATTGGAGCAGTGCGAATGCTGGAAGAGAGCGAGGCCGATGGCAGACGTGGACAAGATGACTCATTTGAATTGTTCTACTTTTACAGTAacttattaaaatgtgtttcttaTCTTGTTGTAGCCAGCTTGAGGTTATTTTTAAAGTACAGGCAGAGACTGATTCAGTCTTTCATAGTGAAGGCCCCGTTTTTTATAACCAATAACAGAGGCGGattacggggggggggggggggggggggggggggggggtgtttataggctctgttttgagttttgttcaaaactAAATGACAAGACAGacccagaatcagaactagatgatagtagcactaaaaatcatcatagacctgcactacacttattttttaattctaccaaagtccactatttagattcagaaacgtttatataattatttatccttgttgtgcaaacaagcctgcaaaactcaataaatatagaatttgaaaaatagcaaacctaaaaagaaacactaggtacgagatacatgaggacctatgatacagtgatacttttggtaaacaaccatttgactaacatgtgtgtctcacctgctcttgttcctctctctctctctgttcctctctctctctctgttcctctctctctccctctgttcctctctctctctctctctctctctctctgttcctctctctctctctctctctgttcctctctctctctctctctctctctctgttcctctctctctctctctctctgttcctctctctctctctctctctctctgttcctctctctctctctctctctctctctctctgttcctctctctctctctctctctctctctctctctctgttcctctctctctctctctctctctctctctctctctgttcctctctctctctctctgttcctctctctctctctctctctctctctctctctctctgttcctctctctctctctctcgctctctctgttcctctctctctctctctctctgttcctctctctctctctcgctctctctgttcctctctctctctctctctctctcgctctctctgttcctctctctctctctctctctgttcctctctctctctctctcgctctctctgttcctctctctctctctctctctctctctctgttcctctctctctctctctcgctctctctgttcctctctctctctctctctctctctctctcgctctctctgttcctctctctctccctctctctctctgttcctctctctctctctctcgctctctctgttcctctctctctctctctctctgttcctctctctctctctctcgctctctctgttcctctctctctctctctctctctcgctctctctgttcctctctctctctctctctctgttcctctctctctctctctcgctctctctgttcctctctctctctctctctctcgctctctctgttcctctctctctctctctctctctcgctctctctgttcctctctctctccctctctctctctctctctctgttcctctctctctcgctctctctctctctgttcctctctctctcgctctctctccctctctgttcctctctctctttccctctctctgttcctctctctctcgctctctctccctctctgttcctctctctccctctctgttcctctctctctctctctctctctctctctctctctctctctctctctctctcaaacaccaacatcatcaaatatacagttgaaaccagatgtttacaaactcttcattgctgacaatcaagccaaCACATTTTCGAAacaactctggctgattgggacccacacccagtttcacaccttggctcaggcgattagaggatcatcagggggtccttttgtccctctgtggggggaaactcccactaggtttatatctgggactctccaccatttgaccttagaactgaagaagcttcttggatgagaggtgaaacgtcttcaagcaacttaaagaagtccagacgcttttctttgcaagctcctttgactacgatgacctggatgactgagaaccttcacagacatatctaTGTAGACTATGCACATATCATACAGTTGAGTGCGTAATCACATTTCAGTCATTCAGTCCTTTGGTTTGTTATAAATGCATATTGTGAGAGTGAACCTAACAGAAACCTTTAATAGTGTATCACAGTGTATCACATTTTTTACATATTAAATTAACTCTGAAAGAATGTCCTGTGGTCAGGCTGAAACCATTACTCACTCTGTGGCGGCAAAGAAAACCATCTCTCTTCTCTTTAGTTTTTCCTCCGTGGCAAATCCTTACGGGCCATCTTACAGTGAATttgatcttttgtgtgtgtgtgtgtgtgtgtgtgtgtgtgtgtgtgtgtgtgtgtgtgtgtgtgtgtgcttcaccTGTGGAGGTCACTGGTCTGTCACAGAATGACACAGAACCATTCACACTCCACACCAAAGGGTCAGATGAGCAACAGATTTCAACCCAAgactttcttgctgtgaggcagcagtgctGACTACTAATATCAGTGCCACGGGGGCGTCACATTTGTAGGTAAATGCCCTTTTCAAACCATTACTTAACCCAACACCTGAGGAACAGAAACAAAGATTGTGACCATATTTAATACTTGTGGCCAGCTGCTGACTTTGTCACTATCACTGTAGGTTTTCTGTACAGACAAGTGGTAGCTGTTACACAGACCACTAAAAGATTGGACAACTGTaagaaaaagcaggaaaaacaagGGAATTTTGGTTTTGGGAGCTTGTTGTTGACTGAGAGCTAGCTGGAGACGAGTTTAGCCTGGCATATGGACAGCTGGAGCTATGGATGAGTAACTAGTTTGGTAGAATAGAGCAGGCGTTTAATAGACTAGCAGAATATACACACTGGGAGGCTGCTGTGTTGTTATGGTTCAATGAGCAAAGAGCTGTGGGATGGCCGTTTAATGAGAGGAAAGTGGGGGATGCACATTTATGACAAAAGAAGACTTGCCTGGTCTAGGTTTGGTGTGACGCATACAGACACTGACAGTTAGCCAAGTCTACAGTCAGGCTGAGTGGAAGTGGCAGAGCCGGGTATTTAAAGGGCTTGATGACTGAGTAAGCTGCAGCTGCTAAAGCTCTGGTTCCAATAcacctgccacacacacacacacacacacacacacacacacacacagacactacaGGACTAACGGCAGGTCAACCTGACCCAGAAAGGGATGTGTGGGGGAGTCAGATTTGGAAGCTACAATACTACTCATTATCCAAATGTCAGTCATTATcagtatctctctctctctctctctctctctctctctctctctctctctccatgtatatatttatatatatacacactcacagggctctagactaactttttgccacggTTGCACTGGTGCACCTTTTCTTAggctagggctgggtatcatcactgatttctataatccattcgattccaaTTCACAAAGTCCCGATTTGATTCAactttgcctcagacagtcagaaatattataattctgatcatttatcagtactgacacttgtgagactttatcagagatgtgagcatcacagcagaggcctttgt contains these protein-coding regions:
- the drd4b gene encoding dopamine receptor D4b isoform X1; this translates as MSDNFTDFNNDTLPAAAVKHLNFPALIFGIFLIIVVTCGNVLVCISVYLEKALKTTTNYFIVSLAFADLLLAVLVLPLFVYAEFQGGVWSLNMLMCDGLMTMDVMLCTASIFNLCAISVDRFIAVSIPLNYNRKHVDHRQIILLSATWLLALAVASPVIFGINNVPNRDPTECKLEDNNYVVYSSVCSFFIPCPIMVLLYFGVFRGLRRWEETRKAKLRSSIEACRKLQHAAITTTLAPVPGTIPGPLPMPLPRIIERDLAQSRMDDSGDYIQQEIPYPRQYRENSVPTLTFSQQQMKTRAKLNSRERKAMKVLPVVVGCFLFCWTPFFVVHTMRAVCLTCSIHPGLMSTVTWLGYVNSALNPIIYTMFNTEFKKFFKKCFRSCC
- the drd4b gene encoding dopamine receptor D4b isoform X2, which produces MSDNFTDFNNDTLPAAAVKHLNFPALIFGIFLIIVVTCGNVLVCISVYLEKALKTTTNYFIVSLAFADLLLAVLVLPLFVYAEFQGGVWSLNMLMCDGLMTMDVMLCTASIFNLCAISVDRFIAVSIPLNYNRKHVDHRQIILLSATWLLALAVASPVIFGINNVPNRDPTECKLEDNNYVVYSSVCSFFIPCPIMVLLYFGVFRGLRRWEETRKAKLRSSIEACRKLQHAAITTTLAPVPGTIPGPLPMPLPRIIERDLAQSRMDDSGDYIQQEIPYPRQYRENSVPTLTFSQQQMKTRAKLNSRERKAMKVLPVVVVFLTLTSPEPPASTVSGCWM